The following coding sequences lie in one Panicum virgatum strain AP13 chromosome 6N, P.virgatum_v5, whole genome shotgun sequence genomic window:
- the LOC120679295 gene encoding 60S ribosomal protein L32-1-like: protein MAVPLLTQKIVKKRVKQFKRPHLDRYKCLKPSWRRPKGIDSRVRRKFKGCTLMPNIGYGSDKKTRHYLPNKFKKFVVHNVSDLELLMMHNRTYCAEIAHNVSTHKRKEIVERAAQLDIVVTNKLARLRSQEDE from the exons ATGGCGGTGCCCCTGCTGACGCAGAAGATTGTGAAGAAGCGGGTCAAGCAGTTCAAGAGACCCCATCTCGACCGCTACAAGTGCCTCAAG CCAAGCTGGCGCAGGCCAAAGGGTATTGACTCCCGTGTTAGGAGGAAGTTCAAGGGATGCACCTTGATGCCCAACATTGGTTATGGTTCTGACAAGAAGACCAGGCACTACCTTCCCAACAAGTTCAAGAAGTTTGTAGTCCACAATGTCTCTGATCTGGAGTTGCTTATGATGCACAACAG GACATACTGTGCTGAAATTGCCCACAATGTATCTACCCATAAGCGCAAGGAGATTGTGGAGCGTGCTGCGCAGCTTGACATTGTGGTCACAAACAAGCTTGCCAGGCTTCGCAGCCAGGAGGACGAGTAG